The Mesomycoplasma hyopneumoniae J genome contains the following window.
CGAACCTTTATGAAGATAAGTTATAAAACTTTCTTTAATTTTTTCATTTACGTCCCTAACATAAAGTCTAAATATTTTTTAACATCTTTTGTTGAAAAAGTATAATAACCACCATTTTTGTACTTTCCTAATAATTCTACAAAGTCAAGAAAAACTTTACTTTGTAATCTTTCAGCAATTGATTTATAGTCAATTTTCTCGCTTATAATGTAAAAACCACTATAAATACAGGTGTTTTTTTGGATTAAACTTATTTTTAAAGGTCTGTTTTCCTTGACTAATGAATTTAAAACCAGTCTTTCTTTATCAGTGTCTGAAATAGCTTGTCTTCGACCAAAACTATACCAAAAATTTTTATTTGAATGATCAAAGCTACGTTTTTGCAGTTTTTCCTTAAAAAAACTAAGGTGTTCAAAAATTTCTAACTGCTGTTTTAATTCAGAATCTGAAATAATTTGGAAATTTTTAGTATTATACGGAAAAATGATTTTTGCCCATTTTCCATTTGATGCTTTTAAAACGGGCAAAATATATTTAGAATTAAATTTAAAATCGCCAATAAAAACTGAATCAGCCAAGGTTGCCAAACCATTTTTGACACTAATATCACTTTTTTTCTTGTTGTAAATAATTTCCTTTAGAAAAGATAGCTTTTCTGGAGTTGAAAAATAAAAATTCTTATCTAAATAAAATTGTTCATATTCTAATTTAGAAACAAGAAAAATTGAATTTGTTTTATTATCAAAATTAAAATAATCGACCACTTGTTTTCTAGCTGATTTATCAATTGTGAAAATCGTTGTATAAGTTGTTGCTTTAAAAAATTGGTGATGTTTATGATCAACAACTGATTTTATGATTTTATTTTTGTATAAAAATTCCCGAAAAATTGAGCCTGCTTTGGATGTAAAAAATGAAGATGGACTAATATAAGATAAAATTCCATTTTTACTTAACATTTTAATACCAATTTCATAAAAAGCAAGGTAAATATCTGTCATACCAATTGTTGGAAAATTAAAATTTTTCAACAATTTATTATTATTTAAATTATGAATGCGAATATAAGGTGGATTTCCGACAACAAAATCCATTTTTCCGTTAAAATGTTCAATTTCAAGGGTATTTTTAGCTTTAAAATCTCAGTTTACTCCTTCAATTTTATAATTTTGAACAACTAAATTTGCACGGAAAATGGCATTTTTTATATGTTTTTCTTCAATATCAATGCCATGAATATAAGTTTCTAATTGATGTTTAAGCGATTTTAAATTCGAATTTTCTCTAAAAAAAGCTTTGCAATAACGTTCAATAATTTTAACTAAAAATTGACCATTACCACAACTGTTATCAATAATATGTTTTTTAAGTATGTTTTCTTTGTAACCAGCTTGATCTAAAATAAGGTCAACCAATAAATCTGGTGTAAAAACTTGCCCATTTAATTTTTGACTAACATTCTCATGCATAAATAAACTTTTATTTCTTATTTTATTTTAAATTACGAAGTTAATATAAAATTATACCAAAAATTAGCAAAAGTTATGCATTCAAAATCATTGATAAAAACTAATTGTCTGAATTTTTTTCTACTAATTTAAAGTTAAAATTAGAACATTCTTAAAACTTTACAAAAATTAAATTTTAAATACAAAAAATTTAATTAGGCGTTCTGGAGTAAGCCGCACTATAAAAATAGCGAACAAAATTATACCAGTATAGTTGATGATTAAGCGAGAATCATCAAGTAGTGTAAAAGAATAACTTAATATTCAAAACGAGTATCAAAACGTAATAAAATTTATAAAAGCTGAAAATAAATAAATAATTAAGAAACGAACTTGCCGTTTTTTAATAATAGGATTTAAATCAGCGCTTTTTGTATTAAATGAGAAGACATGTAAAAATATATCTAAATAATAGGAAGGCAAATATACTTTTGTAGTTAATTCCAAACCTTCAATCATAACAAAAATATTTTCAATGATTTTATCAGGGTTATATCTATCTTTTTTGCGTACGTTGATTCAAATATAAACGTTTTTTTCCTTTATAAGATTATAATTTTTTTCAAAATCAAAATTAGCTAAGAAATCAAATTGCTTATTTATATCTAATTTACCTAATTTTTTTTTACATTTCTTTATTAGGTAAAAATTAAAAATTTTTTGGAAAAAACTACACAAATATGAATAAGGCAACAACAGGAGCGAGTAAAAAATTGCTTCGATAAAATGTCGAAAAAAGTAATTATCAAAAATTTTTGCATTAAAATGAATTAAAAAATCAAATTTAAGCGTAAAAATTAGTATTAAAATAATTAAAAAAAATGGTAGTGGATAACTTATTAAAAACAGTGTGAATAGCAAAACAAAGTGTTTGATTGTTTTTTTATCAGGATTAAATTTGAATACAAGAAAGGAGAACAACCTAAAATACAAAATATTACCTAAAATAGGAACTTTTGAAAATTCTCTAGGAATTTTCAAATTAATAAATTTTTCAACAGTTAATCAGAAATACATTTTTACAAAACAAATTTCCTTGAATTAAATTAATAAACTGGTTAAACAAGTCTAAGAATCAAACATTTTGTCTTTAATAATACTATCAAAAAAATCAAAAATTTATTCTTCAAATAGTCAAAAAGTTATTCATAATTTAGGATAATAAGCCACCCAGGGTATCGTGATATAACCAAAAAATATAGTAGAAAAACTAGAGAGTAATAATTGTATTGTTTCGTTATTAGTATCATTTAAATTGCCATCTACTTCAGATATATGTTCCATTATAAAATAAGATATTATTCAAAACGGATATCAAGTTAGTATAAGATGTATAAAAACAAAAGCAAAATAAATGTATAAAAAGATTTTCCAGTTTTTTTTAGGAATATTTGAATTTGTAAATTCAGTAGTGTTAAACAAAAAAACTTCCAAAATTATATGTGCAAAATATTTTGGCAAATTTCAATTAATTACTCACCATCAATATTGGATATAGATAAAAATATTTTCAATTATTTTTTCTGGATTATACCAATGTTTTTTTTCAATACCAATATAAAATTTTCGTTGACATAGAAATTCATAATATTTAGTATAATTAAAATTGTTTAAAAATGGGAATTTATTATTTGCGTCCAACTTGCCAAGATTTTTTTTAACTTGTTTTACCAAGTATAAATGAAAAATTTTTTGAAGAAAACCTGAAAAATAAGAATAAGGCAGAATTAAAAACGAGTAGCCAATTACTTCGATCAAATGCCGAATAAAATAATTATTAAAAAATTTTAAATCTAAATTCCTTAGAAAATCAGCATTATCGGTAATTAACAATATTATTATAATTAAAAAAAGAGGAGTCGGATAACTTATTAAAGAAAGTACTACAAATAAAAAGTAATTTTTTATTGTTTTTTTATCAGGATTAAATTTAAAAACTAAAAATGAAAATAGTTTAAAATACAAAGTATTACTTAAAATAGGAATTTTTAAAAATTTTTTCGGTATTTGAAGGTTTATAAATTTTTCAACTGTTAATCAAAAATTCATTTTAAGGTATAAACTCCATAATTAAGGAAACAAAAGACTGCAAAACATCAAGCCAAATCAAGGCAATTCTAACTTGCGGCGCAACTAAACTTGCAGTGATTAATGTCGCTTTTGTTGTAGATTGCGCACTTTTTATTTTTTTTATTGCTGATCGTGCATTTAATATTGTTTTCAACGATAGCCCCATAGACCCGATTTTAAGGCCTGTTACATACAACTTTGTTTTAATAGCGGATCAATTTTTATCATATACAAGACTATTATAAGCCTGTTTATATTCAACAGAAAGTCAGGTTAAGACACTTCCAGCTGCTGTGCTAGCGCCGGCTTGGGGAAACATAAAAGCAAAGCCATAGGCAACCGCTAGGCCAAAATTTATAGCAGCAAATGAGGCGCTAGTAACATGTTCTTTCCATAATTTATTTGCAAAATCTTCTATCGTCATAGAATTGGGCGAATTATTTGAAAATGTTTGCGGTTTTAGATTTGTTATTTTATTAGCGTTAGGTTGGGAATTAGAAGGTTGATAATCAAATATTTCTTTAATTTTATTGGAAGGCACCCCTTTCTTTTCCAACATTTCTTTGGCAAGTTTTTTTGCATCTAAATCTGGATTTTGCGAAATTTTGTCGATAAACTGTTGAAAATCCTTCTCAAATTTTGAGAAATCCTTAATATAGGGCTTAGAATTTGGGTCAGTTGATGAGAAGGATTTAACATTAATTTGCCTTAGCTCGGTAATTACCTTTGAAGATTCTGATTTTAGTGTGTCCTTAAAATAGGAAGGAAATATACTTTGGTCATCATTAATTGCTTTTTGTGATTTGCTTAAAAATACAAAAGGCAAAGAAACTGCTACTGATCCGATAGTTACACCAAATAAAATTGATAGTTTTGCAAATTTGGTCATTTTTTTTTTTTTTTTTTTTTTTTTTTTTTTTTTTTTTTGCCTTTTTAAGCACTATTATAAGTATAAATAATATAATAAATTCTGTTAAGTTAGTATATCAATTTAGGTTTTTTAATTAATAGGAAAAATTCAGATAATTAGTTTTTATCTATTATTTTAATTATACCACTTTTGATAATTTTTTCTAGCATATTCATTTTAAAAAATCTAAAGAAATAATTTGCCTAATATAAAAACTTGAATTTTTATATGATGGACAACTCTTTCAAGTTTTGAATAGTTATACAAATCAATAAATGAACTTATTTTTTGATAAGTAATAGGTACATTTTCAAAATTTTTACTTCAATATTGATTAATTTTTGCTCCCAAAAGGCAAAAAAATTCAATAGAAATAATTAGGATTAGCCCTATCTTTCTAAGAAAATTTTCCATTTTTCCTGATAAATTCGGCTATCATTTTTTAGAAACAGTCTTAATTTTCTATTTCTTTTTTGGGTTAACGGGATTTATTTTTCATAGACTTATCAAACTTTTTTGCCAATTTATTATTAAATTGTTTCATTTTGACACCTTTTTTTAATGTGTCTGAAATTAGTATACTAATTTAGTTTTTATTTTGAAAAACTTTCAAATTTTACTCAGTTGCTTGAAAAGTATCGTTATTTTGCTCAATATGTCTTGAATTAAAAACAATTTTTTCTGAACCATCATCTTTTCAGAAAATAAATGTGTAAAATTTGCCTTTTTCTAGTTTCTGATCTTGCTCATCTCATCTAAAAACTAAGGGAAACTCAATATTTTCACCTTCAATTGCGGTTGTACGAGCGACCTTAACTTTTAAAGGATCAACTAGAGTGTTGTCAGTTAATGATTTTACCTCAGTAGCATAAGCGCTTCATTTTCCTGTAACACCTTTTACCGGTGAGTGATGCAATTGAAAACGGAAAACACCTTGACTATCTAGTTTATTTTCATTTCTTGCAGCTGGAAATAATAAAGTTCGAATTTTGACATTATCTTTTTTTGGAATATTAAATGGAGCAGAATGAAAGTCGATTGTTTGGTTAGTTTTTTTAGTTTTTGTTGCCTCTTGATTGCCCATTTTTATGGCTTTATTTTTATCTTCTTGACTAGTTTGGGCATCTTTTTTGGTAGTTTCAGGAGCTGTTTGACTTTTATCGTGGCATGATAAAACAATAAAAATAGGCAGTACAGAAGCTATTGGAACAAGCCTTAATTTAACAATTTTTTTTATATTTTTGAACATTTTTCTCCTTTTTTGCTCAGTTTTTTATTTTTTTTGCTTTGAAAAACAAAGAATTTAAATAAACCAATAAGATTTTATAGCCCCTAAATTTAAAATT
Protein-coding sequences here:
- a CDS encoding Eco57I restriction-modification methylase domain-containing protein, with amino-acid sequence MHENVSQKLNGQVFTPDLLVDLILDQAGYKENILKKHIIDNSCGNGQFLVKIIERYCKAFFRENSNLKSLKHQLETYIHGIDIEEKHIKNAIFRANLVVQNYKIEGVNWDFKAKNTLEIEHFNGKMDFVVGNPPYIRIHNLNNNKLLKNFNFPTIGMTDIYLAFYEIGIKMLSKNGILSYISPSSFFTSKAGSIFREFLYKNKIIKSVVDHKHHQFFKATTYTTIFTIDKSARKQVVDYFNFDNKTNSIFLVSKLEYEQFYLDKNFYFSTPEKLSFLKEIIYNKKKSDISVKNGLATLADSVFIGDFKFNSKYILPVLKASNGKWAKIIFPYNTKNFQIISDSELKQQLEIFEHLSFFKEKLQKRSFDHSNKNFWYSFGRRQAISDTDKERLVLNSLVKENRPLKISLIQKNTCIYSGFYIISEKIDYKSIAERLQSKVFLDFVELLGKYKNGGYYTFSTKDVKKYLDFMLGT